One Streptomyces coeruleorubidus DNA segment encodes these proteins:
- a CDS encoding MFS transporter, with the protein MQQHDVVEAEQTEPARTASGAARDSSSGPAFALLASVQFVLILAMSVLNVVLPDIQREFGLDRAELALLSASYGMSFSGLLLLGGRLSDLYGNRRVFLLGTGVFGVSSALAGVSTGLWMLLVARFAQGAGAALAVPAAMALVSVVHPEPARHARAMAVWGGLAASGGTAGMLLSGVVASSNSWRWVFVVPVAMAAVTLFAAPRLLPEGAAGRGGRLDVLGAALVTTGIALLSYGLVEAPERGWTSPVALGTLTGGGALLLAFVVTEARVPQPLLPLSFPASPRRAVALLAVFLGAAGITTIFFMLALYFQEVRGYSALETSAAFLPFGLTLVVSGLCVGRLVQRFGPRAVLVGGLALAGLGLAVLGRIGTDTPYVGAVLAGLVLFPAGAALVFAGSTVTATTDVPQDQAGLAGAVVNTALEAGPAIGLAVLVTLATARTTDLVHTGTGTASALTSGYGFAFTIAAVAFAAAAVCALVLLRPRPTRDAG; encoded by the coding sequence GTGCAGCAGCATGACGTCGTCGAGGCGGAGCAGACGGAGCCGGCCCGAACGGCTTCCGGAGCGGCACGCGACAGCAGCAGTGGCCCGGCCTTCGCCCTGCTGGCGTCGGTCCAGTTCGTGCTCATCCTCGCCATGAGCGTGCTCAACGTCGTACTCCCCGACATCCAGCGCGAGTTCGGGCTCGACCGCGCCGAACTCGCCCTGCTCTCGGCCTCCTACGGCATGTCGTTCAGCGGGCTGCTGCTGCTGGGCGGCCGGCTGTCCGACCTGTACGGGAACCGGCGCGTGTTCCTCCTCGGTACCGGCGTGTTCGGCGTGAGTTCGGCGCTGGCGGGGGTGTCCACGGGGCTGTGGATGCTGCTGGTGGCCCGCTTCGCCCAGGGTGCCGGTGCCGCACTGGCCGTACCGGCCGCGATGGCGCTGGTGAGCGTCGTACACCCGGAGCCCGCGCGGCACGCCCGTGCCATGGCGGTCTGGGGCGGGCTCGCGGCCTCCGGCGGGACCGCCGGGATGCTGCTGTCCGGGGTGGTGGCCTCGTCGAACTCCTGGCGCTGGGTGTTCGTCGTGCCCGTCGCGATGGCGGCGGTGACCCTCTTCGCCGCCCCGCGGCTGCTCCCCGAGGGCGCGGCCGGCCGGGGCGGCCGCCTGGACGTCCTCGGGGCCGCCCTGGTCACCACCGGGATCGCCCTGCTCAGCTACGGCCTGGTGGAGGCGCCGGAGCGCGGATGGACCTCCCCGGTGGCGCTCGGCACCCTCACCGGCGGCGGCGCGCTGCTGCTGGCCTTCGTCGTCACCGAGGCACGGGTGCCGCAGCCGCTCCTGCCGCTGTCGTTCCCCGCCTCACCCCGCAGGGCGGTGGCGCTGCTGGCGGTCTTCCTGGGCGCCGCCGGGATCACCACCATCTTCTTCATGCTCGCGCTGTACTTCCAGGAGGTCCGGGGCTATTCCGCGCTGGAGACGTCGGCGGCGTTCCTGCCCTTCGGCCTGACCCTGGTCGTCAGCGGCCTGTGCGTGGGCAGGCTGGTGCAGCGCTTCGGCCCGCGTGCGGTGCTGGTCGGGGGACTGGCGCTGGCCGGGCTGGGACTGGCGGTGCTGGGCCGGATCGGCACCGACACGCCGTACGTGGGCGCCGTACTGGCCGGGCTGGTGCTCTTTCCCGCCGGGGCGGCGCTGGTCTTCGCCGGATCCACCGTCACCGCGACCACCGACGTCCCGCAGGACCAGGCCGGTCTCGCCGGCGCCGTGGTCAACACCGCGCTGGAGGCCGGGCCGGCCATCGGTCTCGCCGTCCTGGTGACCCTGGCCACCGCACGCACCACGGACCTGGTGCACACGGGCACGGGTACGGCCTCTGCCCTGACCTCCGGCTACGGCTTCGCCTTCACCATCGCGGCCGTGGCCTTCGCCGCCGCCGCGGTGTGCGCGCTCGTCCTGCTGCGCCCCCGCCCGACCCGGGACGCCGGCTGA
- a CDS encoding FAD-binding oxidoreductase: MKRRSVLAGTAAAIAATTLEAGPRATAAAAAPTAPGSDAVTVLPGDPRYADLVVGNNSRWVARPDSVRLVRTTEQVVRAVQEAVDAGKRISVRSGGHCYADFVYNSEVRVVIDTSLLDTVTYDEELKAFEVGAGSTLLHVYDSLFKGWGVTIPGGMCYSVGAGGHISGGGYGMLSRRHGLTVDHLYAVEVVVVDAKGKARSVVATREADDPHRDLWWAHTGGGGGNFGVITRYWFRSPDATGTDPSSLLPKPPKEVLVSALALPWSELDKDSFTSLVRKFGAWHEKNGSADSAAASLCSFLMMNHKANGSIGLLTQIDATVPGARKVLDAFLTEVTSSLSDAAVRPMSEPVGELGALPDLFTPQRLPWLHSVKLLGTSNPTLTNPTLRGHHKSAYLRKNVTTAQATAMYRHLTRTDQQNPASMVVLLSYGGKINTVGSGDTASAQRDSIFKGLFQSFWSSAEDDAANIGWVRDVYGEVFSATGGYPVPGAATDGCYINYPDADITDPKVNTTGVPWYTLYYKANYPRLQQVKAAYDPRNTFRHSQSITLPDHT; encoded by the coding sequence ATGAAAAGACGAAGCGTCCTGGCCGGCACGGCTGCCGCGATAGCCGCCACGACCCTGGAAGCCGGTCCCCGCGCGACGGCCGCCGCCGCCGCTCCCACCGCCCCCGGCTCCGACGCCGTCACCGTTCTTCCGGGCGACCCCCGCTACGCCGATCTCGTCGTCGGCAACAACTCCCGCTGGGTCGCCCGGCCCGATTCCGTCCGGCTGGTGCGGACCACCGAGCAGGTGGTGCGGGCCGTTCAGGAAGCCGTGGACGCGGGCAAGCGGATCTCGGTGCGCAGCGGCGGCCACTGCTACGCGGACTTCGTCTACAACTCCGAGGTCCGGGTGGTCATCGACACCTCCCTGCTCGACACCGTCACCTACGACGAGGAGCTCAAGGCCTTCGAAGTGGGCGCGGGATCGACGCTGCTCCATGTGTACGACTCCCTCTTCAAGGGCTGGGGCGTCACCATCCCCGGCGGCATGTGCTACTCGGTGGGGGCGGGCGGCCACATCAGCGGTGGTGGCTACGGAATGCTGTCCCGGCGGCACGGCCTGACCGTCGACCACCTGTACGCGGTCGAGGTCGTCGTGGTCGACGCGAAGGGCAAGGCGCGCAGCGTGGTGGCCACGCGCGAGGCCGACGACCCCCACCGCGACCTGTGGTGGGCGCACACCGGCGGTGGCGGCGGCAACTTCGGTGTCATCACCCGGTACTGGTTCCGCAGCCCCGACGCCACCGGCACCGACCCCTCCTCGCTCCTTCCCAAGCCCCCGAAGGAAGTGCTCGTCAGCGCGCTCGCGCTGCCCTGGAGCGAGCTGGACAAGGACTCCTTCACCTCGCTCGTGCGGAAGTTCGGCGCCTGGCACGAGAAGAACGGCTCCGCCGACTCCGCCGCCGCCTCCCTGTGCAGCTTCCTGATGATGAATCACAAGGCGAACGGCAGCATCGGTCTGCTCACCCAGATCGACGCCACCGTCCCCGGCGCGAGGAAGGTGCTCGACGCCTTCCTCACCGAGGTCACCTCGTCGCTCTCCGACGCTGCCGTACGCCCGATGTCCGAGCCGGTCGGTGAACTGGGCGCGCTGCCCGACCTGTTCACGCCGCAGCGACTTCCGTGGCTGCACTCGGTCAAGCTGCTGGGCACGAGCAACCCGACCCTGACCAATCCGACGCTGCGCGGCCACCACAAGTCCGCCTACCTGCGCAAGAACGTCACCACGGCACAGGCCACGGCGATGTACCGGCACCTGACGCGCACCGATCAGCAGAACCCGGCGTCCATGGTCGTCCTCCTGTCGTACGGCGGGAAGATCAACACCGTGGGCTCCGGCGACACCGCGTCGGCGCAGCGGGACTCGATCTTCAAGGGGCTGTTCCAGAGCTTCTGGTCGAGCGCCGAGGACGACGCCGCGAACATCGGCTGGGTGCGTGACGTGTACGGCGAGGTCTTCTCGGCCACCGGCGGCTACCCCGTGCCGGGCGCGGCCACGGACGGCTGCTACATCAACTATCCGGACGCCGACATCACCGACCCGAAGGTCAACACCACCGGCGTGCCCTGGTACACGCTCTACTACAAGGCCAACTACCCGCGCCTGCAGCAGGTCAAGGCCGCGTACGACCCTCGGAACACCTTCCGGCACTCGCAGTCCATCACCCTTCCCGACCACACGTGA
- a CDS encoding cupin domain-containing protein, translating into MTAGLERRSPVIRRDGEGVSRLWGKGSVVTTKLSAEETGGTLGITHFSAVMGERAPRHTHTLEDEIFIIEGGEVRLTVGDRTEIVNGAGVLFLPRGIPHSYLVESEAARFYVITTPGGFERFFSETGYPTRLGKSAPVGESWSVDRTMEFAENLGLGVVWGD; encoded by the coding sequence TTGACTGCAGGGCTCGAAAGACGGTCGCCGGTGATTCGCCGAGACGGCGAGGGGGTTTCCCGGCTCTGGGGGAAGGGGTCGGTCGTCACCACGAAACTCTCCGCCGAGGAGACCGGTGGCACCTTGGGAATCACGCACTTCAGTGCGGTGATGGGAGAACGCGCACCGCGCCACACCCACACGCTCGAGGACGAGATCTTCATCATCGAGGGAGGGGAAGTCCGCCTCACGGTCGGAGACCGCACGGAAATCGTCAACGGCGCCGGCGTGCTGTTCCTTCCGCGTGGCATACCGCATTCCTACCTGGTGGAGAGCGAAGCCGCCCGTTTCTATGTCATCACCACGCCCGGTGGATTCGAGAGGTTCTTCTCGGAGACCGGCTATCCGACCCGGCTCGGGAAATCGGCGCCGGTCGGTGAGTCGTGGTCGGTCGACCGCACCATGGAATTCGCGGAGAACCTCGGGCTCGGCGTGGTCTGGGGCGACTGA